From Salvia splendens isolate huo1 unplaced genomic scaffold, SspV2 ctg630, whole genome shotgun sequence, the proteins below share one genomic window:
- the LOC121790816 gene encoding heavy metal-associated isoprenylated plant protein 6-like — MLAEVHCMVMRINLDCNACCRKMRRILLRMKEIETHLIEKQQNKVTVCGRFVPADLAIKIRKKMNRRVEILEIEELGNNDNGHIQQMPHVLAQPVY, encoded by the exons ATGCTAGCAGAG GTTCATTGCATGGTGATGAGGATAAACCTCGATTGCAATGCTTGTTGCCGGAAAATGAGGCGAATTCTCCTTCGGATGAAAG AAATCGAGACGCATTTGATAGAGAAGCAACAGAACAAGGTGACAGTGTGTGGAAGATTCGTCCCTGCCGATCTAGCCATAAAGATAAGGAAGAAGATGAACCGAAGAGTTGAGATTCTTGAAATTGAAGAACTTGGTAACAATGATAATGGACATATACAACAAATGCCTCATGTACTAGCACAACCAGTTTattag
- the LOC121790815 gene encoding uncharacterized protein LOC121790815: MSLGRWKREETSVAAFHGGKSLAAVESLALPRVQEVVFLADFRCPKCQRRVAQIMAKINGETQSVVVSVLEKKVTLTYLFPTDEKPAGRQLAHRSSWSKTSLFLRVFRYSCN; this comes from the exons ATGTCTCTGGGGAGATGGAAGAGGGAGGAGACCTCTGTGGCGGCTTTCCACGGCGGCAAAAGCCTCGCGGCCGTGGAATCGCTGGCCTTGCCTCGGGTGCAGGAGGTCGTGTTCTTGGCTGACTTCCGGTGCCCGAAATGCCAGCGGAGAGTGGCTCAGATTATGGCCAAAATAAATG GGGAGACTCAATCCGTGGTGGTAAGTGTTTTGGAGAAGAAGGTGACGCTGACGTATTTGTTTCCGACCGATGAAAAGCCGGCTGGCCGACAACTTGCTCACCGGAGTTCATGGAGCAAGACTTCTCTATTTTTGCGTGTCTTTCGCTATTCTTGTAATTAA
- the LOC121790817 gene encoding serine/threonine-protein kinase prpf4B-like, with protein sequence MAGDSIEATRRKHHRSSTDGAEELSKRRKHRHHHRHRHHHRHRSSKEKEETTELQSLEGDRIDDAEVEEIKLESTAEDGGASLVKHKSDLAGLDYEMEEGEIVEDDGLADLVNKDSDKLQKNSQSDAEFGGIKKNSQSDVEFEGNKKNSQSDVEFGEIKTNGCVDFNMEVNEDSPETVGKRFQKLGKDKTDSKESGEIDQERISNSVGLANGGDDHKYQEVDSTHLSRDDKKTRNFVDEVDRTGLRKSSSSEKERSYSNLLRSPDLSRGRSRSRSIVREASVEDPYRREKKRRSVSNDERTARDAKAYRHSSRDISDRERERSSSSRYTERVERHYSREARDTYREGSRERDRDRIRDNERKEEDIRRERERNRLQDRYLGEREQDMRENDWERERGRDRERVRDRERERERERDRERERDRDRERDRVREDQTRDRERDRQGVRDGRRARSRDNDIDRLSRRQKYDKCEDADRDRVNESRHRRHYEDYHTDNTKRSDFENERSKDKLGNEKLEREDDRQEDYQEKIAVQLAEQEEDDLEKIKEESRRRRQAILEKYKNKQQKPETRLQVDTVGESSAQGISAEVLPENSDNQAEGADDYVPEPSFAVGKSPSQNGLSTVEMATGTGGLGEGTPKSERSNDMFCDDIFGESPAGVRKTGKGDGLAAEKSGLNDNWDDAEGYYGYRFGEVLDGRYEIIAAHGKGVFSTVVRAKDLKAKSDDAEEVAIKIIRNNETMYKAGMEELVILKKLVGADSERKRHCVRFLSTFKYRNHLCLVFESLHMNLREVLKKFGRNIGLKLTAVRAYAKQLFIALKHLKNCGVLHCDIKPDNMLVNDAKNVLKLCDFGNAMFAGKNEITPYLVSRFYRAPEIILGLSYDHPMDIWSVGCCLFELYTGKVLFPGATNNDMLRLHMELKGPFPKKMLRKGAFTDQHFDQDLNFLATDEDPVSKKLIRRLIVNIKPKDFSTLISGSPGEDPKMVANFRDLMEKIFVLDPDKRMNVSQALGHPFITGK encoded by the exons ATGGCCGGCGATTCGATTGAAGCGACGCGCCGCAAGCACCACCGATCCTCCACCGACGGCGCGGAGGAGCTATCGAAGCGCCGCAAACATCGCCACCACCACCGGCATCGCCATCACCACCGCCATCGGAGCAGCAAAGAGAAGGAAGAAACGACAGAGCTGCAATCGTTGGAAGGTGATAGAATCGATGATGCTGAGGTTGAAGAAATCAAATTAGAAAGTACTGCGGAGGACGGTGGAGCTTCTTTGGTGAAGCATAAATCTGATCTCGCCGGATTGGAttatgagatggaggaaggAGAGATAGTGGAGGATGATGGTTTAGCTGATTTGGTTAACAAGGATTCTGATAAGTTGCAGAAGAATTCGCAATCGGATGCTGAGtttgggggaattaagaagaaTTCTCAATCGGATGTTGAATTTGAGGGAAATAAGAAGAATTCGCAATCGGATGTTGAATTTGGGGAAATTAAGACAAACGGATGTGTTGATTTTAACATG gAAGTTAATGAAGATAGTCCCGAAACAGTTGGTAAAAGATTTCAGAAACTGGGGAAGGACAAAACGGATAGCAAAGAAAGTGGTGAGATAGATCAGGAGAGAATATCTAATTCCGTTGGTCTTGCAAATGGGGGTGATGATCATAAATATCAGGAAGTGGATAGTACACATCTCTCCAGAGATGATAAGAAAACTCGAAATTTTGTTGATGAAGTTGACCGAACAGGTTTGAGGAAATCCTCATCTTCCGAGAAAGAGAGATCATATAGTAACCTATTGAGGTCACCTGATTTGTCTAGGGGAAGGTCCCGGTCCCGAAGTATTGTACGTGAAGCTTCCGTGGAGGACCCCTATCGTAGGGAGAAGAAACGTCGGAGTGTATCTAATGATGAACGGACTGCTAGAGATGCCAAAGCATACAGACACAGCAGTAGGGACATCAGTGACAGAGAACGGGAGCGTAGTTCTAGCAGCAGATATACGGAGAGAGTAGAAAGACATTATAGCAGGGAGGCTCGGGACACATACAGGGAGGGCAGCAGGGAGAGGGATAGAGATAGAATTAGAGACAACGAAAGGAAGGAAGAGGATATTAGAAGGGAAAGAGAAAGAAACAGACTTCAAGATAGATATCTAGGAGAGAGGGAGCAAGATATGCGGGAGAATGACTGGGAAAGGGAGAGAGGCAGAGATAGGGAGAGGGTCAGAGacagggaaagggaaagggaaagggagagagacagggagagggagagagacaGAGACAGGGAGAGGGATCGAGTAAGAGAAGATCAGACCAGGGATCGGGAGAGAGACCGACAAGGGGTTAGAGATGGCAGAAGAGCTAGAAGCAGGGATAATGATATCGATCGATTAAGCAGACGCCAGAAATATGACAAGTGTGAAGATGCTGATAGAGATAGGGTTAATGAATCCAGGCACAGAAGACACTATGAAGATTACCATACAGATAATACTAAAAGAAGTGATTTTGAAAATGAGAGGTCTAAAGATAAACTGGGTAATGAGAAGTTGGAGag AGAAGATGATAGGCAAGAGGACTATCAAGAAAAGATTGCAGTGCAACTTGCCGAACAGGAAGAGGATGATCTTGAGAAAATCAAGGAGGAAAGTAGGAGGCGAAGGCAAGCTATCCTTGAAAAGTACAAAAACAAACAGCAAAAACCTGAAACCCGTTTACAAG TGGATACAGTGGGAGAATCTTCAGCACAAGGTATATCTGCTGAAGTTCTACCGGAAAACTCTGACAATCAGGCTGAAGGAGCAGATGATTATGTTCCTGAACCATCCTTTGCGGTGGGGAAATCACCTTCACAAAATGGTCTTTCAACTGTTGAAATGGCCACTGGAACTGGTGGGTTAGGAGAGGGTACCCCCAAG AGCGAGAGATCCAATGATATGTTCTGTGATGATATTTTTGGGGAATCACCTGCTGGAGTTCGTAAAACG GGTAAAGGGGATGGTTTAGCTGCTGAAAAGAGTGGACTTAATGATAATTGGGATGACGCTGAAGGTTACTATG GCTACCGTTTTGGGGAAGTACTTGATGGCCGTTATGAGATAATAGCTGCCCACGGAAAAGGTGTATTTTCAACTGTTGTTCGAGCAAAGGATCTAAAGGCAAAATCTGATGACGCTGAAGAAGTAGCAATCAAAATCATACGTAACAATGAAACAAT GTATAAGGCTGGTATGGAAGAGTTGGTCATTTTAAAGAAGTTAGTCGGTGCTGACTCTGAGAGAAAGCGCCACTGTGTTCGTTTTCTTTCTACCTTCAAGTACAGGAATCATCTATGTTTAGTTTTTGAATCTCTTCATATGAATTTACGTGAAGTTCTGAAGAAATTTGGTCGTAATATTGGTCTGAAGCTTACAGCTGTGAGGGCATATGCTAAGCAACTATTCATAGCATTGAAACACCTGAAAAATTGTGGTGTTCTTCATTGTGATATCAAACCAGATAATATGCTG GTGAATGATGCAAAAAATGTGTTGAAGCTTTGCGACTTCGGTAATGCCATGTTTGCtggtaaaaatgaaatcacACCATATCTTGTTAGCCGTTTTTATCGTGCCCCTGAGATAA TTCTAGGACTATCATATGACCATCCTATGGATATTTGGTCAGTTGGTTGCTGTTTGTTTGAGCTTTACACCGGGAAGGTCCTATTTCCTGGTGCTACTAACAATGACATGCTTCGTCTTCACATGGAACTGAAAGGTCCTTTCCCAAAAAAGATGCTGCGTAAG GGAGCATTTACTGATCAGCACTTTGACCAGGATCTGAATTTTCTTGCAACAGATGAGGATCCAGTCTCCAAAAAG CTAATAAGGAGGTTGATTGTGAATATCAAGCCAAAAGACTTTAGCACATTAATTTCAGGATCTCCGGGCGAGGATCCAAAAATGGTTGCTAATTTTAGAGATCTTATGGAAAAGATATTTGTCTTGGATCCAGATAAGAGGATGAATGTATCACAGGCCTTGGGCCATCCTTTCATCACGGGCAAGTGA